The following coding sequences are from one Dreissena polymorpha isolate Duluth1 chromosome 8, UMN_Dpol_1.0, whole genome shotgun sequence window:
- the LOC127843165 gene encoding involucrin-like isoform X1, protein MCNCRRIKETKLKMATIDGLFEQIIHSEKAAQHTKNKIQELRQEVFINQEKCCTLEQKNSELQQLLRTKLDELSRHEFTAKLLASREKIYLDQKTELDVEMKSLVEKQRSVAEWFYKERELLCSQISQYSEQFGGWSLNGQEDRLKHYRQQLEEILVEKQSMESEIEKFLMEEVVVTTITEEKEDLKNKHDKEQEVITALHSELNNETEKTACLENQCQALSEQTQNNPEYISLVKELEECKQQSALLDEEHTRLQDELNNLHQQLWQQQLQQQQTKKLQQLRDNVLVTPYSEAGQQESSTSESQKPVLVESNTDDYSCEKMEDLFSDSDDLDLETDKGQGETDRGQGDSKLKGQSDFQTASDVMQADISAELSMNNSSVIGKYKQQDDITQSGEWKHMPSSQLLSLPLTSKKIFRSCSKN, encoded by the exons ATGTGTAATTGCAGACGAATCAAAGAAACAAAACTAAAAATGGCCACAATCGACGGTTTGTTTGAGCAGATAATACATTCAGAAAAAGCTGCTCAACATACgaaaaataaaattcaagaaC TGCGCCAAGAGGTATTTATCAATCAAGAAAAGTGTTGCACATTAGAGCAGAAAAATAGCGAGTTACAACAACTCCTAAGGACAAAg CTGGATGAACTGAGCAGGCATGAGTTCACTGCCAAGTTGCTGGCAAGTAGAGAGAAGATCTACCTGGACCAGAAAACAGAACTAGACGTAGAGATGAAGAGTCTTGTAGAGAAACAG AGGTCAGTTGCAGAATGGTTCTACAAGGAGAGAGAGCTGCTATGTTCCCAGATATCACAATACTCAGAGCAGTTTGGAGGCTGGAGTTTGAATGGCCAGGAAGACCGACTAAAACACTATAGACAACAGTTAGAGGAGATCCTTGTAGAAAAACAGTCAATGGAGTCAG AGATAGAGAAATTCTTAATGGAAGAAGTTGTTGTGACAACAATAACAGAAGAAAAAGAAGACcttaaaaataaacatgataaaGAACAAGAAGTGATAACAG CACTTCATTCAGAGCTCAACAATGAAACTGAGAAAACTGCGTGTCTTGAAAACCAATGCCAGGCTTTGTCAGAGCAGACTCAAAACAATCCTGAGTACATCAG CCTTGTGAAGGAATTGGAGGAATGCAAGCAACAGTCTGCTTTATTGGATGAGGAACACACAAGGCTACAAGATGAACTGAATAATCTTCATCAGCAGTTGTGGCAGCAGCAACTGCAGCAACAGCAGACAAAGAAGTTACAACAGCTGAGGGACAATGTGTTAGTGACCCCTTACAGTGAAGCTGGTCAGCAAGAGTCATCAACCTCTGAGAGTCAGAAACCAGTTCTG GTGGAGTCAAATACAGACGATTACAGCTGTGAGAAAATGGAAGATTTGTTCTCAGACTCTGATGACCTTGATCTAGAAACAGACAAAGGTCAGGGTGAAACTGACAGGGGTCAAGGTGATTCTAAGCTTAAAGGTCAAAGTGATTTCCAAACTGCTAGTGATGTAATGCAGGCAGACATATCTGCGGAACTAAGCATGAATAATTCCAGTGTTATTGGAAAATATAAACAGCAAGATGACATTACCCAGAGCGGTGAATGGAAACACATGCCATCATCCCAGTTGTTATCCTTGCCGTTAACATCGAAGAAGATTTTTCGGTCTTGCAGCAAAAATTAG
- the LOC127843165 gene encoding involucrin-like isoform X2 has protein sequence MATIDGLFEQIIHSEKAAQHTKNKIQELRQEVFINQEKCCTLEQKNSELQQLLRTKLDELSRHEFTAKLLASREKIYLDQKTELDVEMKSLVEKQRSVAEWFYKERELLCSQISQYSEQFGGWSLNGQEDRLKHYRQQLEEILVEKQSMESEIEKFLMEEVVVTTITEEKEDLKNKHDKEQEVITALHSELNNETEKTACLENQCQALSEQTQNNPEYISLVKELEECKQQSALLDEEHTRLQDELNNLHQQLWQQQLQQQQTKKLQQLRDNVLVTPYSEAGQQESSTSESQKPVLVESNTDDYSCEKMEDLFSDSDDLDLETDKGQGETDRGQGDSKLKGQSDFQTASDVMQADISAELSMNNSSVIGKYKQQDDITQSGEWKHMPSSQLLSLPLTSKKIFRSCSKN, from the exons ATGGCCACAATCGACGGTTTGTTTGAGCAGATAATACATTCAGAAAAAGCTGCTCAACATACgaaaaataaaattcaagaaC TGCGCCAAGAGGTATTTATCAATCAAGAAAAGTGTTGCACATTAGAGCAGAAAAATAGCGAGTTACAACAACTCCTAAGGACAAAg CTGGATGAACTGAGCAGGCATGAGTTCACTGCCAAGTTGCTGGCAAGTAGAGAGAAGATCTACCTGGACCAGAAAACAGAACTAGACGTAGAGATGAAGAGTCTTGTAGAGAAACAG AGGTCAGTTGCAGAATGGTTCTACAAGGAGAGAGAGCTGCTATGTTCCCAGATATCACAATACTCAGAGCAGTTTGGAGGCTGGAGTTTGAATGGCCAGGAAGACCGACTAAAACACTATAGACAACAGTTAGAGGAGATCCTTGTAGAAAAACAGTCAATGGAGTCAG AGATAGAGAAATTCTTAATGGAAGAAGTTGTTGTGACAACAATAACAGAAGAAAAAGAAGACcttaaaaataaacatgataaaGAACAAGAAGTGATAACAG CACTTCATTCAGAGCTCAACAATGAAACTGAGAAAACTGCGTGTCTTGAAAACCAATGCCAGGCTTTGTCAGAGCAGACTCAAAACAATCCTGAGTACATCAG CCTTGTGAAGGAATTGGAGGAATGCAAGCAACAGTCTGCTTTATTGGATGAGGAACACACAAGGCTACAAGATGAACTGAATAATCTTCATCAGCAGTTGTGGCAGCAGCAACTGCAGCAACAGCAGACAAAGAAGTTACAACAGCTGAGGGACAATGTGTTAGTGACCCCTTACAGTGAAGCTGGTCAGCAAGAGTCATCAACCTCTGAGAGTCAGAAACCAGTTCTG GTGGAGTCAAATACAGACGATTACAGCTGTGAGAAAATGGAAGATTTGTTCTCAGACTCTGATGACCTTGATCTAGAAACAGACAAAGGTCAGGGTGAAACTGACAGGGGTCAAGGTGATTCTAAGCTTAAAGGTCAAAGTGATTTCCAAACTGCTAGTGATGTAATGCAGGCAGACATATCTGCGGAACTAAGCATGAATAATTCCAGTGTTATTGGAAAATATAAACAGCAAGATGACATTACCCAGAGCGGTGAATGGAAACACATGCCATCATCCCAGTTGTTATCCTTGCCGTTAACATCGAAGAAGATTTTTCGGTCTTGCAGCAAAAATTAG